One window from the genome of Choloepus didactylus isolate mChoDid1 chromosome 2, mChoDid1.pri, whole genome shotgun sequence encodes:
- the OXCT2 gene encoding LOW QUALITY PROTEIN: succinyl-CoA:3-ketoacid coenzyme A transferase 2, mitochondrial (The sequence of the model RefSeq protein was modified relative to this genomic sequence to represent the inferred CDS: inserted 2 bases in 2 codons; substituted 1 base at 1 genomic stop codon) has product MVTLQRLLIRWSLVVSGGSEGFGGSAGGSTGSGRSRRGLRPVPPPGGSASAPRCAWGPWAAAGAGPEGSTFPARGAGREPPLTDAASGPPAQRRLCASGVPSPPPPGRRRVSCPFPSRLGRRRGLLRSRARLSGARQPGFKSCPRLAVGSAPPGTSLSRAPSFAARRPRRTRLQGFWGVSGATSRGRRASPPGRPPCSTRGPFRGVPATPLPAAGVLRPRRPLGCSRSRPAPAIGCVRSFSTSTRLRVKFYTDPVEAVKDISDEATVLVGGFGLCGIPENLIGALLETXVKGLTIVSNTVEVEDFGLGLLLQTKQIKRIVCSYVGGNPLCEQQYLAGELELGLTPQGTLAEKIRAGGAGVPAFHTSTGYGTLVHEGGAPIKYCQDGHLAIISKPREVREFHGRRFLLEESITGDFALVKGWKVDRAGNITFRKSAIPLXVDVGEIVDVGSFRPEDIRIPSNYVDRLIKGKHNEKRIERLTIQEDEDEKPKDNKRTRIIKRAALEFEDGMYANLGIGIPLLASNFISPNITVHLHSENGVLGLGPFPLKDEEDADLISAGKQTVTVIPGASFFASDESFAMVRGGHLHLTMLGAMQVSKYGDLASWMIPGKKVKGMGGAMDLVSSPKTKVVVTMEHSTKANEHKLADKRAMPLSGRRCVSRIITEKAVFDVDQXERLTLIELWEDLTVEDIRRCTGCAFAVSPNLRPTQQVAT; this is encoded by the exons ATGGTTACCCTGCAGCGCCTGCTCATTAGATGGTCCTTGGTTGTGTCGGGAGGCTCAGAAGGGTTTGGAGGTTCTGCGGGAGGCTCCACAGGGTCAGGCAGGAGCAGAAGGGGGCTGCGGCCAGTGCCCCCACCAGGGGGCTCTGCGTCCGCTCCGCGCTGCGCCTGGGGCCCGTGGGCTGCGGCAGGGGCTGGGCCGGAGGGCAGCACCTTCCCCGCCAGAGGGGCTGGGCGCGAGCCTCCGCTGACTGACGCTGCCTCGGGGCCACCAGCGCAGCGTCGTCTCTGTGCCTCCGGGGTCCCCAGCCCTCCGCCCCCGGGACGGCGGCGTGTGAGCTGCCCCTTCCCGTCGCGGCTAGGGCGGCGGCGCGGGCTGCTGCGGTCGCGCGCCCGGCTCTCCGGAGCCCGGCAGCCCGGGTTCAAGTCCTGCCCTCGGCTTGCTGTGGGCTCGGCCCCTCCCGGAACGTCTCTGAGCCGCGCCCCCTCATTTGCCGCACGGAGACCGCGTCGCACCCGCCTGCAGGGGTTCTGGGGCGTCAGCGGGGCCACCTCCCGGGGCCGGCGCGCCTCACCGCCGGGGCGCCCTCCCTGCTCT ACCCGCGGGCCCTTCCGTGGCGTCCCTGCGACGCCTCTGCCCGCGGCTGGGGTTCTGCGTCCGCGCCGGCCTCTCGGGTGCTCGCGGAGCCGCCCGGCCCCGGCCATCGGGTGTGTGCGCAGCTTTTCCACCAGCACGCGTCTCCGTGTCAAATTTTATACAGATCCCGTGGAAGCTGTAAAAGACATCTCTGATGAGGCAACAGTCCTGGTCGGTGGGTTCGGGCTGTGTGGAATCCCAGAGAACCTGATCGGGGCTTTACTGGAGACCTGAGTGAAAGGGCTCACCATTGTCAGCAATACGGTCGAGGTTGAGGACTTCGGGCTGGGCCTTTTACTGCAAACCAAGCAGATTAAACGCATCGTCTGTTCGTATGTGGGGGGAAATCCACTCTGCGAGCAGCAGTACTTAGCTGGTGAGCTGGAATTGGGCCTGACACCGCAGGGCACCTTGGCAGAGAAAATCCGCGCAGGTGGGGCTGGCGTGCCAGCCTTTCACACCAGCACGGGGTATGGGACCCTGGTTCATGAGGGAGGGGCACCCATCAAATACTGCCAAGACGGGCACTTGGCCATCATCAGTAAGCCCAGAGAGGTGCGAGAGTTTCATGGCCGCCGTTTTCTTTTGGAGGAATCAATTACAGGAGATTTTGCTTTGGTGAAAGGGTGGAAGGTGGACCGTGCAGGAAACATTACCTTCAGGAAAAGCGCAATACCGC TGGTAGATGTTGGAGAAATTGTGGATGTTGGATCATTTCGCCCAGAAGACATCCGTATTCCTAGTAATTATGTAGATCGCCTGATAAAGGGAAAACATAATGAGAAGAGAATTGAGCGTTTAACAATCCAGGAAGATGAAGATGAAAAACCCAAAGATAATAAAAGGACACGAATCATCAAACGTGCGGCTCTTGAATTTGAGGATGGCATGTATGCTAATTTGGGCATAGGAATCCCTCTCCTGGCCAGCAACTTTATCAGCCCAAATATAACTGTTCATCTTCACAGTGAAAATGGGGTCCTGGGCTTGGGTCCCTTTCCATTGAAAGATGAGGAGGATGCAGATCTCATCAGTGCGGGCAAGCAAACAGTCACTGTTATTCCCGGGGCCTCCTTTTTTGCCAGCGATGAGTCGTTTGCCATGGTTAGAGGGGGGCACCTCCATCTAACAATGCTGGGGGCCATGCAGGTGTCCAAATATGGTGACCTGGCCAGCTGGATGATTCCCGGAAAGAAGGTGAAAGGAATGGGAGGTGCCATGGATTTAGTATCCAGTCCCAAAACCAAAGTGGTAGTCACCATGGAGCATTCTACCAAGGCAAATGAACACAAACTTGCGGACAAACGCGCAATGCCACTGTCTGGGAGGCGATGTGTGAGCCGCATCATCACTGAAAAGGCCGTGTTTGACGTGGACC ATGAGAGGCTGACGCTGATCGAACTCTGGGAAGACCTGACGGTGGAGGACATCAGAAGGTGCACGGGGTGTGCCTTCGCTGTGTCCCCGAATCTCAGGCCAACGCAGCAAGTTGCAACTTAA